In a genomic window of Candidatus Competibacteraceae bacterium:
- a CDS encoding PepSY domain-containing protein — MMNIRTLLTASALLALVASASTLVSAAETNSAAPAAAPATATAASAITKEQAVEMALKAHPGKVTKAYEDTKKGKKTWEVKIDGADGKKWEVYYEIKTGQLVAEEGK; from the coding sequence ATGATGAACATTCGTACCCTGTTGACCGCTTCCGCTCTGCTGGCGCTTGTCGCCTCCGCTAGCACTCTCGTTTCAGCCGCTGAAACCAACAGCGCCGCGCCGGCCGCCGCGCCGGCCACCGCAACCGCCGCGTCAGCCATCACTAAGGAACAGGCGGTCGAGATGGCCCTCAAGGCGCACCCCGGCAAAGTCACCAAAGCTTATGAAGACACCAAGAAAGGCAAAAAGACCTGGGAAGTGAAAATCGACGGCGCCGACGGTAAGAAATGGGAGGTGTACTACGAGATCAAGACCGGACAGCTCGTCGCGGAAGAAGGAAAATAA
- a CDS encoding cytochrome b/b6 domain-containing protein, whose amino-acid sequence MNAANTSELVVWDPLVRLFHWTLVAAFCAAYLTEGEPFEAIQEQLDGAWLQSVHVWAGYLIAGLLLFRWVWGFIGPRHARFDDFVRGPRVTFAYVKQVLLLRAPRHLGHNPAGGAMIVILLLSLTVIAVSGLALYGADKGLGPLAGLLADANDSTIHTLEEVHEFFANFTLLLIAGHLLGVIWESLLHRENLVLAMFTGRKRA is encoded by the coding sequence ATGAACGCCGCCAATACATCTGAATTGGTCGTTTGGGATCCGTTGGTCCGCCTGTTTCACTGGACCCTGGTGGCAGCGTTCTGTGCTGCTTACCTCACCGAAGGCGAACCGTTCGAGGCTATCCAGGAGCAGCTAGATGGCGCGTGGCTGCAATCCGTCCATGTTTGGGCCGGTTACCTCATCGCCGGATTGCTGCTGTTTCGGTGGGTCTGGGGTTTCATCGGCCCGCGCCACGCCCGTTTCGATGATTTCGTGCGCGGTCCTCGCGTCACGTTCGCTTACGTCAAACAGGTGCTGCTACTGCGCGCCCCGCGCCATCTGGGACACAATCCCGCTGGCGGCGCGATGATCGTTATTTTACTCTTGAGCCTGACCGTCATCGCGGTTTCCGGCCTGGCGCTGTACGGGGCTGACAAGGGCCTGGGCCCTCTCGCCGGCCTGCTGGCGGACGCCAATGATTCCACCATTCACACTCTTGAAGAGGTGCATGAGTTTTTTGCCAACTTCACCCTGCTGTTGATCGCCGGACATCTGCTGGGGGTGATTTGGGAAAGCCTGTTGCATCGCGAAAATTTGGTTCTTGCTATGTTCACCGGCCGCAAACGGGCCTGA
- a CDS encoding methyltransferase domain-containing protein yields the protein MKHFVKVLLQNPGTVSLALFTREILANPRAMGAACPSAPALASYMAAQVPWDREGLVLELGGGTGAVTAALLKRGLPPWKLVVVERSPTLAHHLRQRFPQLRIIQGDAAQLSQLLNHEKTKSVSSIVSSLPLRSLHPATTRAISHQFETLLDWGGSLVQFTYDLRGTRSGLLPRFRKLSSKIIWSNLPPARVEVFERKS from the coding sequence ATGAAACATTTTGTGAAGGTTCTGCTACAAAATCCCGGAACGGTCTCGCTGGCCTTGTTCACCCGAGAGATCCTGGCCAATCCCAGGGCCATGGGGGCCGCTTGTCCGAGCGCGCCCGCGCTGGCGAGCTACATGGCCGCTCAAGTGCCGTGGGATCGGGAGGGGTTGGTGCTGGAACTGGGCGGCGGAACCGGCGCCGTGACCGCCGCTTTGCTCAAGCGCGGGCTGCCGCCGTGGAAGCTGGTGGTCGTCGAACGGTCGCCGACCCTAGCCCATCACCTGCGCCAGCGCTTTCCACAACTGCGGATCATTCAAGGCGATGCCGCCCAATTGAGCCAACTGCTGAACCACGAAAAGACCAAGAGCGTCAGCAGCATCGTTTCCAGCTTGCCGTTGCGTTCGCTGCATCCCGCCACCACCCGCGCCATCAGCCATCAGTTCGAAACCCTGCTCGACTGGGGTGGCTCGCTCGTGCAGTTCACCTACGATCTGCGCGGCACCCGCTCCGGCTTGCTGCCCCGCTTCCGCAAGCTCTCCAGCAAGATCATCTGGAGCAATCTGCCGCCGGCCAGGGTCGAGGTATTCGAACGGAAAAGCTAG
- the pta gene encoding phosphate acetyltransferase, protein MTTAILVVPTEQRVGLTTVALGLVHALDREGIPVGFCKPISQPHASDTGPERSTRLARMVTSLNPPEPLPVSDAENLLGHDRENVLLEEVIARYEQAAHHASVVVVEGLMDTEEQPYGTRLNTKMAQSLDAKIVIVTAPGRDTPRQVADTVEVVARAYGGIRHERMLGAIINLLDAPVDQTGHIRFDFSRAENGHEPGHEAAFQAECAHHWPETFKLLGCIPWQRELSAPRVRDIMQLIGAQILNEGQLNRRVTHVVLGASTLVNSCQELRPGAMVIIPGDRDDLLLAICMATMSGTHVAGVLLAGGLRPDLRVWKLCGPALDVGLPVLTIPHSTLQSVLYLPHLNLEVPLDDRDRMQQAVEAVASHIRLDWKEPLLTRIEERRLSPPAFQHTLVERARKANKRIILPEGNEPRTIEAAIICHQRGLARCVLMGDGGRMHRLSARRGMSIPPDIEILDPTQIDRRYIDAMVELRQSKGLTAGLAEEELHDSVVLGTMMLQLGEVDGLVSGAVHTTANTIRPALQLIKTAPEARLVSSIFFMCLPEQVLVYGDCAININPSAEDLADIAIQSAESAKAFGITPRVAMLSYSTGTSGAGSDVEKVKQATRLARQRRPDLLIDGPLQYDAATIKTVAQSKAPDSQVAGRATVFIFPDLNTGNTTYKAVQRSADVISIGPMLQGLNKPVNDLSRGALVEDIVFTIALTAIQAEQAAERTRERR, encoded by the coding sequence ATGACCACCGCCATTCTTGTCGTCCCCACCGAGCAACGGGTCGGGTTGACCACCGTCGCTCTCGGCCTCGTGCACGCGCTCGATCGCGAGGGAATCCCCGTGGGTTTCTGCAAGCCCATCAGCCAGCCGCACGCCAGCGACACCGGGCCGGAGCGCTCGACTCGGCTGGCGCGCATGGTGACCAGCTTGAACCCACCCGAACCGCTTCCGGTCAGCGATGCGGAAAACCTGCTCGGCCACGACCGGGAAAACGTCTTGCTGGAAGAAGTCATCGCCCGCTACGAGCAGGCGGCCCACCACGCCAGCGTCGTCGTCGTCGAAGGCTTGATGGACACCGAGGAACAACCTTACGGGACCCGCCTCAACACCAAGATGGCGCAAAGCCTGGACGCCAAAATCGTCATCGTCACCGCGCCCGGCCGGGACACGCCGCGTCAGGTCGCCGACACCGTCGAAGTGGTCGCCCGCGCCTACGGCGGCATCCGCCACGAGCGAATGCTCGGCGCCATCATCAACCTGTTGGACGCGCCGGTGGATCAAACCGGCCACATCCGCTTCGACTTCAGCCGCGCTGAAAACGGCCACGAGCCCGGCCATGAAGCCGCTTTTCAGGCGGAATGCGCCCATCACTGGCCCGAAACCTTCAAGCTGCTGGGCTGCATTCCCTGGCAGCGCGAGCTGAGCGCCCCGCGGGTGCGGGATATCATGCAACTGATCGGCGCGCAGATTCTCAACGAGGGACAGTTGAACCGACGGGTCACCCACGTCGTGCTGGGCGCTTCCACCTTGGTCAACAGTTGCCAGGAATTGCGGCCCGGCGCCATGGTCATCATTCCCGGCGACCGCGACGATCTGTTGCTGGCCATCTGCATGGCGACCATGAGCGGCACGCATGTCGCCGGCGTTCTGCTGGCCGGCGGCCTCAGACCCGACCTGCGGGTCTGGAAGCTGTGTGGCCCGGCGCTCGATGTCGGCCTGCCGGTGCTGACCATTCCCCACAGCACCCTACAATCGGTGCTTTATCTACCCCATCTCAATCTGGAGGTTCCGCTCGACGATCGCGACCGGATGCAACAGGCCGTGGAAGCGGTCGCCTCGCACATCCGGCTAGATTGGAAAGAACCCCTACTGACCCGGATCGAAGAGCGCCGGCTCAGTCCGCCCGCCTTCCAACATACCTTGGTGGAACGGGCGCGCAAAGCCAACAAACGCATCATCCTGCCGGAAGGCAACGAGCCGCGCACGATCGAGGCCGCCATCATCTGCCACCAGCGCGGCCTGGCTCGCTGCGTGCTGATGGGCGACGGCGGACGGATGCATCGCTTGTCCGCCCGCCGTGGCATGAGCATCCCGCCGGATATCGAGATCCTCGATCCGACTCAAATCGACCGCCGTTACATCGACGCCATGGTCGAACTGCGCCAATCCAAGGGGCTGACGGCGGGCCTGGCCGAAGAAGAACTGCACGATTCGGTGGTGCTGGGCACCATGATGCTGCAACTCGGTGAAGTCGACGGGCTGGTATCTGGGGCCGTGCACACCACCGCCAATACCATCCGGCCCGCCCTGCAACTGATCAAGACCGCGCCCGAGGCCCGGCTGGTCTCCTCGATTTTCTTCATGTGCTTGCCGGAGCAGGTGCTGGTTTATGGCGATTGCGCCATCAACATCAATCCGAGCGCCGAGGATTTGGCCGATATCGCCATTCAAAGCGCCGAATCCGCCAAGGCCTTCGGCATCACCCCCCGCGTCGCCATGCTGAGCTACAGCACGGGCACCTCGGGCGCCGGCAGCGACGTGGAAAAAGTCAAGCAAGCCACTCGGCTCGCCCGCCAGCGGCGGCCGGACTTGCTGATCGACGGACCGCTGCAATACGACGCGGCCACCATCAAGACCGTGGCGCAGAGTAAGGCTCCGGACAGTCAGGTGGCGGGACGGGCGACGGTGTTCATCTTCCCCGATCTCAACACCGGCAACACCACTTACAAGGCGGTCCAGCGCAGCGCCGACGTCATCAGCATCGGCCCGATGCTGCAAGGGCTGAACAAGCCGGTCAACGATCTGTCGCGCGGCGCGCTGGTGGAAGACATCGTTTTCACCATCGCCCTGACCGCGATTCAGGCCGAACAGGCCGCCGAACGGACGCGCGAGCGCCGCTGA
- a CDS encoding PepSY domain-containing protein: MSIDHLQYFVLVFLLAVGLLGAGQAAARFDHNEIRRLYRSGTILSLDAIIAKHRHRYPGGQLLEAELEFERHRYVYDLKFIDDDGVVREFEYDAASGELWHLEDKK; encoded by the coding sequence ATGTCGATAGATCACCTTCAATACTTTGTTCTGGTCTTTCTACTGGCCGTGGGTCTGTTAGGAGCCGGTCAGGCGGCGGCGCGCTTCGACCATAATGAAATCCGCCGGTTGTATCGCTCCGGAACCATTTTGTCGCTGGACGCCATCATCGCCAAGCATCGGCACCGCTATCCCGGCGGCCAGTTATTGGAAGCAGAGCTGGAATTCGAGCGCCACCGCTACGTGTACGACTTGAAATTTATCGATGACGACGGCGTGGTGCGTGAATTTGAATATGACGCCGCGAGCGGCGAGTTATGGCACTTGGAAGATAAAAAATAG
- a CDS encoding sensor histidine kinase, with the protein MTSLQTRLSAGLSAGLAALTLLVLAGGYYSLRRVTEDFVVTRLEHDMDTVLSALQFDGEGRPLLATERMGAPFHQPYSGHYYKITTASGEIRSRSLWDDDLPALPALSHNHSTRSFAVGPQNQQLLLVGRAFQLQSLPVTIVVTEDFTPMDKGLKRLLLQFGLIALGLFGALLLLQRMIVRRGLTPLDQVRRELPRLARGEISQLSVDAPDEVRPLVGELNRLLELMNQRQRRTRHALGNLAHALKTPLTALTQLTDQPPAAGNTRDWWLDLRQQLQHIRRLTERELKRARIAGGGTPGQRVMLTQEIIDLTDTLRRIHRDCSLHFELRVPSDSIFPGDRDDLLELLGNLLDNACQWARQRVLLTANTDAGGLWLQVEDDGPGCPPDQLELLRQRGTRIDESRAGYGLGLAIISDIVAQYGGTLRLGRSETLGGLLAEVALPHPPSGRI; encoded by the coding sequence GTGACCTCGCTGCAAACCCGGTTGTCCGCCGGCCTGAGCGCCGGACTGGCCGCGCTGACCCTGTTGGTGCTCGCCGGCGGCTACTATTCCTTGCGGCGCGTCACCGAGGATTTCGTCGTCACCCGGCTGGAACATGATATGGACACCGTGTTGTCGGCCTTGCAATTCGACGGTGAAGGCCGACCTTTGTTGGCGACCGAACGAATGGGGGCTCCATTCCACCAACCCTATTCAGGCCATTACTACAAAATTACAACCGCAAGCGGCGAGATCCGTTCCCGCTCGCTGTGGGATGACGACCTGCCGGCACTACCGGCTCTCAGCCACAACCATTCCACTCGATCCTTCGCCGTGGGACCGCAGAACCAGCAGTTGCTGTTGGTCGGCCGTGCTTTTCAGCTCCAGAGCCTGCCGGTCACCATCGTCGTCACCGAAGATTTCACGCCGATGGATAAAGGGCTCAAGCGCTTGCTGTTGCAGTTTGGCCTGATCGCCTTGGGGCTGTTTGGCGCGCTGCTCCTGCTCCAGCGCATGATCGTGCGCAGGGGCTTGACGCCCTTGGATCAGGTCCGCCGCGAGCTGCCCCGCCTGGCGCGGGGCGAAATTTCCCAACTGTCAGTCGATGCCCCGGACGAGGTGCGTCCGCTCGTTGGCGAGCTCAACCGCTTGCTGGAACTGATGAACCAGCGCCAACGGCGCACCCGGCACGCCCTGGGCAACTTGGCTCATGCGTTGAAGACACCGCTGACCGCCCTGACTCAACTGACCGATCAACCCCCGGCCGCCGGCAATACCAGGGATTGGTGGCTGGATTTACGCCAACAACTCCAGCATATCCGCCGGCTGACCGAACGGGAATTGAAACGGGCGCGCATCGCCGGCGGCGGCACGCCCGGCCAACGGGTCATGCTCACCCAAGAGATCATCGATCTGACCGACACGCTGCGGCGTATCCACCGCGACTGCTCGCTGCATTTCGAACTGCGGGTGCCGTCGGACAGCATCTTTCCTGGCGACCGTGACGATCTGTTGGAACTGCTCGGCAACCTGCTCGACAACGCCTGCCAATGGGCCCGACAGCGGGTCTTGTTGACCGCGAACACCGATGCCGGAGGGTTGTGGCTGCAAGTCGAGGACGACGGCCCCGGCTGCCCGCCGGACCAACTGGAGCTACTGCGGCAGCGGGGAACCCGGATCGACGAGTCCCGCGCCGGTTACGGCCTGGGTTTAGCCATCATCAGCGATATCGTCGCCCAGTACGGCGGCACCTTGCGGTTGGGCCGTTCCGAAACGCTGGGCGGCTTGCTGGCCGAGGTAGCGTTGCCCCACCCGCCCAGCGGGCGGATTTGA
- a CDS encoding response regulator transcription factor — MRLLLVEDDIPLASRLRIDLEQAGYAVDTVADGLEAEFMGSSEPYDVVVLDLGLPGRPGLEILSHWRAADNPVPVLILTARDAWHEKVDGFKAGADDYLGKPFHTAELVARLHALLRRSTARPNGPLRVAGLELSEETQTVLVLATGQTFDLTGTEFRLLRYFMLHSGRVLSKTRLTEHVYDFESERDSNVLEVYVNRLRRKLGRDLIGTRRGQGYVFGADAP; from the coding sequence ATGCGCTTGTTACTGGTCGAAGACGATATTCCACTGGCCAGCCGCCTGCGGATCGACTTGGAGCAGGCCGGGTACGCCGTCGATACGGTCGCCGACGGCTTGGAGGCTGAATTTATGGGCTCATCCGAGCCTTATGACGTCGTGGTGCTGGATCTCGGGCTGCCCGGCCGCCCTGGTCTGGAGATATTAAGCCACTGGCGCGCGGCCGACAATCCAGTGCCCGTGTTAATTCTGACGGCCCGAGACGCCTGGCACGAAAAAGTGGACGGTTTCAAGGCCGGCGCCGATGACTATCTGGGCAAACCCTTTCATACCGCCGAGTTAGTCGCCCGGCTCCACGCGCTATTGCGGCGCAGCACGGCCCGGCCGAACGGCCCGCTCCGAGTCGCCGGGCTCGAATTGAGCGAGGAAACCCAAACCGTGCTCGTGCTGGCCACCGGTCAAACATTCGACCTGACCGGGACCGAGTTTCGGCTCCTGCGTTATTTTATGCTGCATTCCGGCCGCGTGCTCTCCAAAACGCGCCTGACCGAACACGTTTATGACTTTGAAAGCGAACGCGACAGCAATGTCCTAGAAGTTTATGTGAACCGGCTGCGGCGCAAGCTCGGTCGCGATTTGATCGGCACGCGCCGGGGCCAGGGCTACGTGTTCGGGGCCGATGCGCCGTGA